CTCGTCGCTGGACTCCATGACGTATCTCACTCCACGCCCTCCTCTGTGGACCAATCGGGTGCGGGGGCTCCGCCCAGCCGCTCGAAGACGGACCGCCACAGCTCCGTCACCCGGCGGAGCATGGAGCGGTGGAAGATCCACTCGGAGAAGCGGCCCAGATCCTGGAAGCCCGCGTGCTCCAGCACCTCGACATCCTCCTCTTCCACCAGGGCGATGGCCGAGGGCCGTCCCCGCTCGCGGGCATGCTCCACGCAGCGCTGGATGAGCGCCTGGGTGGCGGCGCGCGCCTGGGGATGGTTGCGGTTGGGCACCAGGAGCCAGAAGGCGTTCGTCTTCTCCAGGAGGTTGAGCCCCGGAGTGCCTTCCTCGGAGAGGGCCACGGCCAGGGGCGTGTACTCCCCATCCACCACGAAGACGCGGCGGCGGCGGTGCATCCCGTGCGCCTTGTAGCGCTCGCTCAACACCCGCAGGTCCACCTCGTCCGTGAGCAGATCCTCGCTCAGCACCCGGACCAGCTCTCCCCGGTCGCGCAGGTGCAGTTCGATCCACACGTAGTCGGTGCGCACCCCGTCGCGCACCTTCGGCAGGTCCTCGCGGCGCGGAGGCGCCTCACCGGTGAGCGGCAGGCGCAGGTAGGAGAAGTGACGCAGGAAGCTCAGGCCCGGCGTCTCCAGGGCGCGGGCGAGCCAGCCGATGCGGCGGCTGGGCCAGCGGTTGTCCTTGCGCCAGGAGTAGCGGATGAACTCGATGTCCGGCTGCACCTCGCCCATCTCCACGGCGAGGTTGCTCAGCTCGTAGGAGACCTGCTCGTTGCGGCGCACGCCGGGCCGCACGGCCAGGTGTTGCACCAGCCAGGTGCGCGAGTGGATGCGCAGGCCGGCGATCTGCCCCTGCAGACCCCTGTCGCTGGTGTAGACGAGGCAGCGCCCCAGGTCGCCCGTGGAGTACACCTTGCGGTGGGTGTCCTGGAGGACGGGCAGCACCGAGTCATCCCCGAAGGGGTAGTCCGGATGGAAGCGGTAGCGGGCCTCCTCCATCAGGTGCCAGATGTTGGCGAAGGGGACGTCCCACCCCTCGGAGACCGCCGCGCAACGCGAGGCCACGAAGGCGCGGAGGATGACGTCCCGGGCGCTCTGGGAGAGCCCCGAGAAGCGGACACCGGCGCGGAAGGGCCGCAGGCCCCCATCGGGCCGGCCATTCGAGGGCAGCGCGTGGATGGAGCGCACCTCCAGCTGGCAGCCGGCGGACGTCCCATCCGGCAGCAGCAGCGAGGCCTCCAGCCGCGAGCCCGCGGGGATGATCTCGCTCGAGGCGTCGAAGGGGAAGGAGAGCCCGCCGACGCTCAGGTCCAACGGGGCGCGGGTGGTGGGCTGACCGGTGACGGGGGCCTGGAAGGAGATGAGGAACTGGTGCTCCGGATCCGGCTTGAAGCGCGGCAGGCTGCGCCAGTTGCGGATGACGAGCGAGCGCGGCACCCGGACCACCATCTTCCCGTCCGGGTCGTTGACGATCAGGGTGCAGGTGCCCGAGTGGCTCTGCCCACCCATCTCGAAGAACAGGTCCACCTCGTCGCCGGGCGCGCCCTCCAGCATGCCGGAGGACTGGCAGCGCAGGACGGTCACCCCGTCCACCACCTCCACGGAGGGCGCGTCCACGCGCAGCTGCACGGAGGGATCGTCCTCCGACTGGAGCCAGAGGACGGCCTCGCGCCGCAGCGCCTTGCGCAGCGTGGCCACCACCTCGGAGGGCTCCTCCATGGTGACGCCGGGCACGGGCGGCGGCGGGTGCATGGCCGTGGCCCAGGAGACGCCCAGGCGCAGGTGCGTGCCCTG
The sequence above is drawn from the Archangium gephyra genome and encodes:
- a CDS encoding PilZ domain-containing protein, with product MSVPIRDVLVVHPNAGRRAALASALPSYRVVAVESKTEAAFRIADAAPALIIAPPDDARLFLRQVADTAPDALRVFICSKSDPAGLAELMQSAAEGHVFSVLDDALSGPELGRTISHLLQHRGSAFATVLPASYAVHFECNEQSYVARCLEIGNFGATLLLPGDLSAAGFPPGAALEGLRIEREGHLFFKTTWAHVQRAQPVTDGQGTHLRLGVSWATAMHPPPPVPGVTMEEPSEVVATLRKALRREAVLWLQSEDDPSVQLRVDAPSVEVVDGVTVLRCQSSGMLEGAPGDEVDLFFEMGGQSHSGTCTLIVNDPDGKMVVRVPRSLVIRNWRSLPRFKPDPEHQFLISFQAPVTGQPTTRAPLDLSVGGLSFPFDASSEIIPAGSRLEASLLLPDGTSAGCQLEVRSIHALPSNGRPDGGLRPFRAGVRFSGLSQSARDVILRAFVASRCAAVSEGWDVPFANIWHLMEEARYRFHPDYPFGDDSVLPVLQDTHRKVYSTGDLGRCLVYTSDRGLQGQIAGLRIHSRTWLVQHLAVRPGVRRNEQVSYELSNLAVEMGEVQPDIEFIRYSWRKDNRWPSRRIGWLARALETPGLSFLRHFSYLRLPLTGEAPPRREDLPKVRDGVRTDYVWIELHLRDRGELVRVLSEDLLTDEVDLRVLSERYKAHGMHRRRRVFVVDGEYTPLAVALSEEGTPGLNLLEKTNAFWLLVPNRNHPQARAATQALIQRCVEHARERGRPSAIALVEEEDVEVLEHAGFQDLGRFSEWIFHRSMLRRVTELWRSVFERLGGAPAPDWSTEEGVE